Proteins from a single region of Pseudomonas fulva:
- a CDS encoding phage portal protein — protein MGKSLMQALVTSAQRPAASLTEWVGKPIRLSDGGFWSSYFGSQSSSGKTVNVDNAMRLSTVWACVRIISMSVAGLPLNIYRRKADGSRETARDFPLYDVVHTSPNEDTTAFHFWQAVVASMLLWGNAYCEIHRSAGRVIAIDFLLPGRVKPETDDDGRLRYWYSPKKGPRREIRRENMLHIPAFTLDGKMGLSAIRYGADVFGSAMSADDAANSTFKNGMMPTVAFKMDRVLTPEQRTDFREYAKTISGAMNAGKSPVLEYGITPEAIGINPADAQLLESRGHSVEEICRWFGVPAWMVMKTDKGSNWGTGLEQQQLAFLTYCIMSYTAPIEQCVEKKLLTAVDRITYYAEYSLEAFLRADSAGRAAYYATMTQNGNMTRGEVRRKENLPSKPGDDILTVQSNLVPLDQLGKQSESQSVRAALMNWLNADKPKE, from the coding sequence ATGGGTAAAAGCCTCATGCAGGCGCTGGTCACCTCGGCGCAGCGGCCTGCCGCCAGCCTCACGGAGTGGGTCGGCAAACCGATTCGCCTGAGTGACGGCGGGTTCTGGAGCAGCTATTTCGGTAGCCAGTCCAGCTCAGGCAAGACGGTGAACGTCGACAACGCCATGCGCCTGTCAACCGTGTGGGCCTGTGTACGCATCATCTCGATGTCCGTCGCTGGCCTTCCGCTCAATATCTACCGCCGCAAGGCAGACGGCAGCCGCGAGACGGCGCGGGACTTCCCGCTGTATGACGTGGTGCACACCAGCCCCAACGAAGACACGACCGCCTTTCACTTCTGGCAGGCCGTTGTCGCCTCGATGCTGCTGTGGGGCAACGCCTACTGCGAGATCCACCGATCCGCCGGCCGCGTGATCGCCATCGACTTCCTGCTGCCGGGCCGCGTGAAGCCCGAAACGGACGATGACGGCCGGCTGCGCTACTGGTACTCGCCCAAGAAGGGCCCGCGCCGCGAGATCCGCCGCGAGAACATGCTGCACATCCCGGCCTTCACCCTGGACGGCAAGATGGGCCTCTCGGCCATTCGCTACGGCGCCGACGTGTTCGGCTCGGCGATGTCAGCGGATGACGCCGCCAACAGCACCTTCAAGAACGGCATGATGCCTACCGTCGCGTTCAAGATGGATCGGGTACTGACGCCCGAGCAGCGGACGGACTTCCGCGAGTACGCCAAGACCATTAGCGGCGCCATGAACGCCGGCAAGTCACCAGTGCTGGAATATGGCATCACGCCTGAGGCGATCGGCATAAACCCCGCCGATGCCCAACTGCTGGAGTCCCGCGGGCACAGCGTCGAAGAAATCTGCCGTTGGTTCGGTGTGCCGGCCTGGATGGTCATGAAGACCGACAAAGGCAGCAACTGGGGCACAGGGCTGGAGCAGCAGCAGCTAGCGTTCCTGACCTACTGCATCATGAGCTACACCGCGCCCATCGAGCAGTGCGTGGAGAAGAAGCTGCTCACCGCAGTGGATCGCATCACCTATTACGCCGAGTACTCGCTCGAAGCGTTCCTGCGCGCCGACAGTGCAGGGCGCGCCGCCTATTACGCCACCATGACTCAGAACGGGAACATGACCCGCGGCGAAGTGCGGCGCAAAGAGAACCTGCCTTCCAAGCCAGGCGACGACATCCTCACCGTGCAATCCAACCTCGTGCCGCTCGACCAACTGGGCAAGCAGAGCGAAAGCCAATCCGTTCGCGCCGCCCTGATGAACTGGCTCAACGCCGACAAGCCAAAGGAATAA
- a CDS encoding head maturation protease, ClpP-related has protein sequence MKLKIQSRGLRSELSPRALEKWNPAIQAAVESTSDTITIYGVIGEDWYGEGVTLKRIDAALRAIGERDVTVYINSPGGDMFEGIAIYNRLREHSHKVSTKVLGMAASAASVIYLAGEERQVASSAFLMIHNCWTVAGGNRHYFRDIADDMEEFDAAMGDLYAETSGQAVESMAEMMDDETFIRGKRAVELGLATGLLAADEVTERATTETQQNNALKAMDIALAKAGVPRSERRELFANFKSGTPRAAGGDTPRAVPTDKPRAVAPDLSASVDAVKNLLSQLGGTHA, from the coding sequence ATGAAGCTGAAGATCCAGTCTCGCGGCCTGCGCAGCGAGCTGAGCCCGCGCGCGCTGGAGAAATGGAACCCCGCCATCCAGGCGGCGGTGGAGAGCACCTCCGACACCATCACCATCTATGGCGTGATCGGTGAAGACTGGTACGGCGAAGGCGTGACCCTCAAGCGCATTGACGCCGCGCTGCGCGCCATTGGCGAGCGTGACGTGACCGTCTACATCAACTCCCCGGGCGGCGACATGTTCGAGGGCATCGCCATCTACAACCGCCTGCGCGAGCACAGCCACAAGGTCAGCACCAAGGTGCTGGGCATGGCCGCCAGCGCCGCCTCGGTGATTTACCTGGCCGGCGAAGAGCGTCAGGTGGCCAGCAGCGCTTTCTTGATGATCCACAACTGCTGGACGGTGGCGGGCGGCAATCGCCATTACTTCCGCGATATTGCCGACGACATGGAAGAGTTCGACGCCGCCATGGGCGACCTCTACGCCGAAACCAGCGGCCAGGCGGTCGAGAGCATGGCCGAGATGATGGACGACGAAACGTTCATCCGCGGCAAGCGTGCCGTCGAGCTGGGGCTGGCCACCGGGCTGCTGGCGGCCGACGAGGTGACCGAACGCGCCACCACCGAAACCCAGCAGAACAACGCCCTCAAGGCCATGGACATCGCCCTGGCCAAAGCCGGCGTGCCGCGCTCCGAGCGCCGCGAACTGTTCGCCAATTTTAAGTCCGGCACGCCTCGCGCTGCCGGCGGGGACACGCCGCGCGCTGTCCCGACCGATAAGCCCCGCGCTGTCGCTCCTGACCTGTCCGCATCGGTTGATGCGGTGAAAAACCTTCTCTCGCAATTAGGAGGCACACATGCCTAG
- a CDS encoding phage major capsid protein: protein MPSENFDAQVKELNASLTQIGDQIKAQAEKVEKQIKASGELQGETRAKVDEMLTKQGELQARLQEAEQKLVNASAGRSQDERQQSAGELVASSEQMEGFNSSFRGSRRVSVPRAAITTVTGGAVVAPDRRADIILPPERRLTIRDLIAPGETQSNSYEYVRETGFTNNAAPVAEGAAKPYSDITFELVTAPVRTIAHLFKASRQILDDSAALRSYIDARARYGLMIAEELQLLYGNGTGVNLEGLMTLAEEYAAPSGIVVTGEQRIDRLRLALLQAELSEFPADGIVLNPIDWAAIELTKDGEGRYIIGNGQDGATPQLWRRPVVSTQAMQQNDFLTGAFRLGAQILDRMDVEILISTENADDFEKNMVSIRAEERLAFAVYRPEAFVTGPLTGAAGG from the coding sequence ATGCCTAGCGAAAACTTCGATGCACAGGTCAAAGAGCTCAACGCTTCTCTGACCCAAATTGGCGACCAGATCAAGGCTCAGGCTGAGAAGGTCGAAAAGCAGATCAAGGCATCCGGCGAGCTGCAGGGTGAAACCCGCGCCAAGGTCGACGAAATGCTGACCAAGCAGGGTGAGCTTCAGGCCCGTCTGCAGGAGGCCGAGCAGAAGCTGGTGAACGCCAGCGCCGGCCGTAGCCAGGACGAACGCCAACAGTCCGCCGGCGAGTTGGTCGCCAGTTCCGAGCAGATGGAGGGCTTCAATAGCTCCTTCCGCGGCTCGCGCCGTGTGTCGGTGCCGCGCGCTGCGATCACCACCGTAACCGGTGGCGCTGTGGTCGCGCCTGATCGTCGTGCCGACATCATCCTGCCGCCGGAGCGTCGCCTAACCATCCGTGACCTCATTGCGCCGGGCGAAACTCAAAGCAACTCCTACGAGTACGTCCGCGAAACTGGCTTCACCAACAACGCCGCTCCAGTGGCGGAAGGTGCTGCCAAGCCATACTCCGACATCACCTTCGAGCTGGTAACTGCGCCGGTGCGCACCATCGCTCACCTGTTCAAGGCCAGCCGGCAGATCCTGGATGACTCCGCAGCGCTGCGCAGCTACATCGACGCCCGCGCTCGTTACGGCCTGATGATCGCCGAAGAGCTGCAGCTGCTGTACGGCAACGGCACTGGCGTGAACCTCGAAGGCCTGATGACCCTGGCCGAGGAATATGCGGCGCCGAGCGGCATCGTCGTAACTGGCGAGCAGCGCATCGACCGCCTGCGCCTGGCCCTGCTGCAGGCAGAGCTGTCCGAGTTCCCGGCCGATGGCATCGTGCTGAACCCGATCGACTGGGCGGCCATCGAGCTGACCAAGGACGGCGAAGGCCGCTACATCATCGGCAACGGCCAGGATGGCGCTACCCCGCAGCTGTGGCGCCGCCCGGTTGTGTCGACCCAGGCCATGCAGCAGAACGACTTCCTGACTGGCGCGTTCCGCCTCGGTGCCCAGATCCTCGATCGCATGGATGTCGAGATCCTGATCTCCACCGAGAACGCCGACGACTTCGAGAAGAACATGGTGTCCATCCGCGCTGAAGAGCGCCTGGCGTTCGCCGTGTACCGCCCCGAAGCCTTCGTCACCGGCCCGCTGACCGGCGCCGCCGGCGGCTGA
- a CDS encoding KilA-N domain-containing protein, giving the protein MKNVIPFNYQGQPVRFSSEGWINATDIAAKHGLRLDNWLRNKETIDYIDALARHLNTSVSRDLIQSQRGRAGGTWLHPKLAVAFARWISPDFAVWADLHIDALIRGELNEKQQFDRACKRLNDAQAVASLSGRELAAWRWKKPELVEQVEHWRHELQLTLGLEVA; this is encoded by the coding sequence ATGAAGAACGTGATTCCTTTCAACTACCAAGGCCAGCCGGTGCGCTTCAGCAGCGAAGGCTGGATTAATGCCACTGACATCGCGGCCAAGCACGGCCTTCGCCTCGACAACTGGCTGCGCAACAAGGAAACGATCGATTACATCGACGCCCTGGCACGGCATTTAAATACCTCGGTTTCGAGGGATTTAATCCAGAGCCAGCGCGGCCGCGCCGGCGGCACCTGGCTTCATCCCAAGCTGGCTGTCGCGTTCGCCCGCTGGATCTCGCCAGACTTCGCCGTCTGGGCAGACCTGCACATCGACGCGCTGATCCGCGGCGAGCTGAACGAAAAGCAGCAGTTCGACAGGGCCTGTAAGCGGCTCAACGATGCCCAGGCCGTTGCAAGCTTGAGCGGGCGTGAGCTGGCCGCGTGGCGCTGGAAGAAGCCGGAGCTGGTCGAGCAGGTTGAGCACTGGCGCCATGAGCTTCAGCTGACGCTCGGGCTTGAGGTTGCTTAA
- a CDS encoding terminase large subunit: MATKYPNVESAIRWGKRVIAGKVPCCKYVREAVERHFCDLAKSRGARFPYRFDPAKAEKKLRLMQMLPHTKGEWAFKRQLVTLEPWQLFGFAMTFGWVRKHTGFRRFRVSYWEVPRKNGKSVVAAGVGIGMFTSDDEFGAEVYAGATTEKQAWEVFRPARLMVKRSPMLMEAAGIEVNASNMNRPLDGSRFEPLIGNPGDGASPSCAIVDEYHEHQTAALYETMLTGMGARRQPLMFIITTAGSDIEGPCYDLRRQVIEMLAGDVPDDELFGWIWTIDEGDEWTDPKVLAKANPNFGISVFREYLESQQQRAIRTARFTNTFKTKHLNIWVSAKAGFYNMEAWRNSADASLTLEQFEGQDCVLGFDLARKLDMNSMARVFWRVIDDRIHYFCVAPRFWVPEDTVRSVENQRMSERYQAWVNTGDLIETAGAEVDYREILEEAKDAGRLSAVKECPIDPHGATGLSHELEDEGLTPVVITQNYTNMSTPMKELEAAILSGRFHHDGNPIMTWCMGNVIGKNLPGNDDVVRPIKQGNDNKIDGAVALIMAVGRVLAQATTPNTDDDWFDAIRNPIIT; encoded by the coding sequence ATGGCAACGAAGTACCCCAACGTCGAATCCGCGATTCGGTGGGGGAAGCGTGTCATTGCCGGCAAAGTGCCGTGTTGCAAGTACGTGCGGGAGGCGGTTGAGCGCCATTTTTGCGACCTGGCCAAGAGCCGGGGCGCCAGGTTCCCGTATCGCTTCGACCCGGCCAAGGCCGAGAAGAAGCTGCGGCTGATGCAGATGCTCCCGCACACCAAGGGGGAGTGGGCATTCAAGCGGCAGCTGGTCACACTTGAGCCGTGGCAGCTGTTCGGCTTCGCCATGACCTTCGGCTGGGTGCGCAAGCACACGGGCTTTCGCCGGTTTCGCGTCAGCTACTGGGAGGTGCCCAGGAAGAACGGCAAGAGCGTGGTCGCCGCTGGCGTGGGCATCGGCATGTTCACCTCTGACGACGAGTTCGGCGCCGAAGTCTATGCCGGTGCGACGACAGAGAAGCAGGCCTGGGAGGTGTTCCGCCCGGCGCGCCTGATGGTCAAGCGCTCGCCCATGCTGATGGAAGCGGCCGGGATCGAGGTCAATGCCTCGAACATGAACCGCCCGCTGGACGGCAGCCGCTTCGAGCCGCTGATCGGCAACCCGGGCGACGGCGCCTCGCCGAGCTGCGCAATCGTCGACGAATACCACGAGCACCAGACTGCCGCGCTGTACGAGACGATGCTCACCGGCATGGGCGCTCGCCGCCAGCCGCTGATGTTCATCATCACCACCGCCGGCTCCGATATCGAAGGCCCGTGCTATGACCTGCGCCGCCAGGTGATCGAGATGCTCGCCGGCGACGTGCCGGATGACGAGCTTTTCGGGTGGATCTGGACCATCGACGAAGGCGACGAATGGACCGACCCCAAGGTGCTGGCCAAGGCCAACCCAAACTTCGGCATCTCGGTGTTCCGCGAGTACCTGGAGAGCCAGCAGCAGCGTGCCATCCGTACCGCGCGGTTCACCAACACCTTCAAGACCAAGCACCTCAACATCTGGGTGTCGGCGAAGGCGGGCTTCTACAACATGGAAGCCTGGCGCAACAGCGCCGATGCCAGCCTGACCCTGGAGCAGTTCGAGGGGCAGGACTGTGTGCTGGGCTTCGACCTGGCCCGCAAGCTCGACATGAACAGCATGGCGCGCGTGTTCTGGCGCGTGATCGACGACCGCATCCACTACTTCTGCGTGGCGCCGCGCTTCTGGGTACCGGAAGACACCGTGCGCAGCGTGGAAAACCAGCGGATGTCCGAGCGGTATCAGGCCTGGGTAAACACCGGTGACCTCATAGAGACGGCCGGCGCCGAGGTGGACTACCGCGAGATCCTGGAAGAAGCCAAGGACGCCGGCCGGCTGAGCGCCGTGAAGGAATGCCCGATCGACCCGCACGGTGCCACGGGCCTCTCGCACGAGCTCGAAGACGAAGGCCTTACGCCCGTCGTCATCACCCAGAACTACACCAACATGTCCACGCCCATGAAAGAGCTGGAGGCCGCCATTCTCAGTGGCCGCTTCCACCATGACGGCAACCCCATCATGACCTGGTGCATGGGCAACGTGATCGGCAAGAACCTGCCTGGCAACGACGATGTCGTGCGGCCGATCAAGCAGGGCAACGACAACAAGATCGACGGCGCCGTGGCGCTGATCATGGCAGTTGGGCGGGTGCTAGCCCAGGCCACAACGCCCAACACTGACGACGACTGGTTCGACGCCATACGGAATCCCATCATCACATGA
- a CDS encoding head-tail connector protein, translating into MPTLADLKTHLRIRHGHEDADLQMKLDAAIDNASQFINRPIPWADEAGDPVDVPNSVRLGILIIAAELYANREQSVVGTSYTPIPKAENMLHFYRVGLGI; encoded by the coding sequence ATGCCGACCCTCGCGGACCTTAAAACCCACCTGCGGATCCGGCACGGGCATGAGGATGCGGATTTGCAGATGAAGCTGGACGCGGCCATCGACAACGCCAGCCAGTTCATCAACCGCCCGATCCCCTGGGCGGACGAAGCCGGGGACCCCGTGGACGTACCCAACAGCGTACGTCTGGGCATCCTCATCATCGCCGCCGAGCTGTACGCCAACCGCGAACAGTCCGTGGTGGGCACGAGCTACACGCCCATCCCCAAGGCCGAGAACATGCTGCACTTCTACCGCGTGGGGCTGGGCATATGA
- a CDS encoding tape measure protein, producing MTDVELRLTADTAGAEKGIAGFRKEYVELVRAIEKPLRQIDALQKAQESAKKASTEFFAAKNRVDQLRTAMESAGQPVKDLERELLAAERALAKSTRAFDVQKERVKAQRAELRAAGIDYRNLAAEQTRLQGALAGAMGKGQADATISRALDTFGVNKLRELRAQLVQLRSDYARLSQSGQMAATERIAAEISYQASLRRTQQQIQALTTADAGGGSGGIAAITARLAAITAAAYTVQRVAGFYFNAADAVGELEDRMRNALPVQEDYERSQARLEDISRRVRIPIAQAGELFLGAIGPLRDLGFTAAQTTDLVGALTAGLVANSVKGEKAASVIDQISKSLQTGAINTDALSSIVKNSPALTDALVRGLGKSRDELQRMASTGELTADKFVTALSGQSDALLKLADNMRVTGADAAGTFSQSIEKLIGSIDKITGASAAATAGLDKISDSISDLADGKSQKALNLLNSFAITAGKQLGTLLPGAGAIANLADGYQQYSAQAVSAIEDVTAAEELGRTESERINEQRGEEQRAWAAKFNESIQNDLVNPFKTALNDQVAAQNRANSKLRKAQEEQIATQKRYSDALNKLRNGATGPATFGNAQDLRVAARRALTDGDFKRAKEYAQQSLDMLMKIAEEGGNTYGFAGLIKGLQAIEEQADKSLVATADAERTAQIEKVRAWKKEFEELKNFKIAPTIDDAALAEATAKMKRWSDMIGKSFTFSPFSSSTTPAAKAPEGWRPPMALPTPGASPAGKPATTPSTVSVTKPSTTPTVQAVIEPVAIQKPKTPTLVALEVPANPNWIREGNSYRQKPLDVDAKPKWVRDGNSYTDRPVDVEAKPKWVRNGNSYTDAPVEVDVVAKKVATPEGEPLKVPALLQPLPPAVDTPPVEVKSAVDTESLAAVTQQFGAFITELAKGAVVPLRTTLLGPDTGPLPQYATGGILRGPGTGTSDSILARLSNGEGVINARAVRHYGPSLVHQINRLQLPAYATGGVLDMSGMGIPDIPTPSPELLARAAGPEHLGSLDLTLGGETHTVYVDRQQRDGLARLARKFGGTSRS from the coding sequence ATGACTGACGTTGAACTGCGCCTCACTGCCGACACGGCTGGTGCCGAGAAGGGTATTGCCGGTTTCCGCAAGGAATACGTGGAGCTGGTGCGTGCGATCGAGAAGCCCCTGAGGCAGATCGATGCCCTGCAAAAGGCGCAGGAGTCGGCCAAGAAAGCGAGCACAGAATTCTTCGCGGCCAAGAACCGCGTCGACCAGCTACGCACCGCCATGGAGTCGGCCGGCCAGCCAGTGAAAGACCTGGAGCGCGAGCTGCTCGCCGCCGAGCGGGCCCTGGCCAAATCCACCCGCGCATTCGATGTGCAGAAGGAGCGAGTGAAGGCCCAGCGCGCCGAGCTGCGTGCCGCCGGCATCGACTACCGCAACCTGGCTGCCGAGCAGACGAGGCTGCAGGGCGCCCTGGCCGGCGCCATGGGTAAGGGTCAGGCGGACGCCACCATAAGCCGGGCGCTGGACACCTTCGGCGTTAACAAACTTCGCGAGTTGCGGGCGCAGCTGGTGCAGTTGCGCTCTGATTACGCACGGCTTTCGCAGTCCGGACAGATGGCCGCCACTGAGCGCATCGCCGCCGAGATCAGCTATCAGGCTTCGTTGCGGCGGACACAGCAGCAGATTCAAGCCCTGACCACGGCAGATGCGGGTGGGGGTAGTGGTGGCATTGCTGCAATAACCGCCCGCCTTGCGGCTATCACGGCCGCGGCTTACACCGTGCAGCGCGTGGCCGGGTTCTACTTCAATGCTGCAGATGCAGTTGGCGAGCTTGAAGATCGGATGCGCAACGCGTTGCCGGTTCAAGAGGATTATGAGCGCTCCCAGGCCCGACTCGAGGACATATCGAGGCGAGTGCGCATCCCAATTGCCCAGGCTGGCGAACTGTTTCTGGGGGCTATTGGCCCGCTCAGAGATCTGGGGTTTACCGCTGCGCAAACCACCGATTTGGTAGGCGCACTGACAGCGGGCCTAGTAGCGAACAGTGTGAAGGGTGAAAAGGCTGCGTCGGTCATCGACCAGATAAGCAAGTCGCTGCAGACAGGCGCGATCAATACAGATGCGCTTAGTAGCATTGTGAAGAACTCTCCAGCCCTCACTGATGCGCTCGTTCGTGGGCTCGGTAAAAGTCGCGATGAGCTTCAGCGAATGGCATCTACCGGTGAGCTGACGGCTGACAAGTTCGTCACAGCACTGTCCGGCCAGTCTGACGCACTACTCAAGCTCGCAGATAACATGCGAGTGACTGGCGCAGATGCCGCGGGAACCTTTTCTCAGTCAATTGAAAAACTGATTGGATCGATCGATAAGATAACCGGCGCATCTGCTGCCGCCACCGCTGGCCTCGACAAAATTTCTGATTCGATCAGTGATCTAGCAGATGGGAAAAGCCAGAAGGCGCTGAATTTGCTGAACAGTTTCGCTATCACGGCGGGCAAGCAACTGGGCACTCTGCTTCCCGGGGCTGGAGCTATTGCGAACCTGGCAGATGGATATCAGCAATACAGCGCCCAAGCTGTCAGCGCAATTGAGGATGTCACCGCCGCAGAGGAACTTGGCCGAACCGAGTCAGAGCGAATCAACGAGCAGCGCGGCGAAGAGCAGCGAGCTTGGGCCGCCAAGTTCAACGAGTCGATCCAGAACGACCTGGTGAATCCGTTCAAAACGGCGCTCAATGATCAGGTGGCGGCGCAGAACCGCGCCAACTCCAAGCTGCGCAAGGCTCAGGAAGAGCAGATCGCTACCCAGAAGCGCTACAGCGATGCGCTGAACAAGCTGCGCAACGGCGCCACCGGCCCGGCAACGTTCGGCAACGCACAGGACCTGCGCGTTGCTGCCCGCCGGGCGCTTACGGACGGCGACTTCAAACGCGCCAAGGAGTACGCCCAGCAGTCCCTAGACATGCTGATGAAGATCGCCGAGGAGGGCGGCAACACCTACGGCTTTGCCGGCCTGATCAAGGGGCTGCAGGCAATCGAGGAGCAAGCGGACAAGTCGCTGGTCGCCACAGCGGACGCGGAGCGTACGGCTCAGATCGAGAAGGTCAGGGCTTGGAAAAAGGAGTTCGAGGAGCTCAAGAACTTCAAGATAGCGCCCACCATCGACGACGCCGCACTGGCCGAGGCGACGGCGAAGATGAAGCGATGGTCGGACATGATCGGCAAATCGTTCACCTTCAGCCCGTTTTCGTCCAGCACCACCCCAGCAGCCAAAGCGCCGGAAGGCTGGAGGCCGCCGATGGCGCTGCCAACGCCTGGCGCCTCGCCGGCCGGCAAGCCTGCGACCACGCCGAGCACGGTCAGCGTCACCAAGCCGAGCACCACACCAACGGTGCAGGCGGTGATCGAGCCGGTGGCCATCCAGAAGCCGAAGACGCCCACCCTGGTTGCGCTCGAAGTACCAGCGAATCCGAACTGGATTAGGGAAGGAAACTCGTACAGGCAAAAGCCACTGGATGTGGACGCCAAGCCCAAATGGGTGAGGGACGGAAACTCCTATACGGATAGGCCGGTGGATGTTGAGGCGAAGCCGAAGTGGGTCCGTAATGGCAACAGCTACACCGATGCTCCGGTAGAGGTGGACGTGGTCGCCAAGAAGGTGGCCACGCCCGAAGGCGAGCCGCTGAAGGTGCCGGCGCTGCTGCAGCCCCTGCCGCCGGCCGTTGATACGCCGCCGGTCGAGGTGAAGAGCGCTGTGGATACCGAGTCGCTGGCGGCTGTTACGCAGCAGTTCGGCGCGTTCATCACCGAGCTGGCCAAGGGCGCGGTGGTACCGCTGCGCACCACGCTGCTCGGTCCGGATACCGGGCCGCTGCCGCAGTACGCCACCGGCGGCATTCTCCGCGGCCCTGGTACCGGCACGAGCGATAGCATCCTGGCCAGGCTCTCGAACGGCGAGGGCGTCATCAACGCCCGGGCGGTTCGTCACTACGGCCCCAGCCTGGTGCACCAGATCAACCGCCTGCAGTTGCCGGCCTACGCCACCGGCGGGGTGCTGGACATGTCCGGCATGGGTATTCCCGACATCCCAACACCGAGCCCTGAGCTGCTTGCGCGGGCTGCAGGGCCTGAGCATCTCGGTTCGCTTGATCTGACCCTGGGTGGCGAGACCCACACGGTTTATGTGGATCGGCAGCAACGCGACGGCCTTGCGAGGCTTGCAAGAAAATTCGGCGGTACAAGCCGCAGCTAA
- a CDS encoding exonuclease domain-containing protein: protein MNSKGFLSIDVETANSWLGSICQIGIVEFDEHGEITAEWSSLVDPEEDFDEFNVFLHGISSDSVRGAPTFPEVIRDVWSRASGKLLTCYGNFDFAAFGRACHRHSIEIPNDLTWLNLHQVVRRAWPEKYGKIGYNLANVCRDFKIPLDKHHDALCDARAAGYVYLHALFDSGLDNHGWLAKVKDRISIKPDDPIHDVNADGPLYGERVAFTGALSITRSEAGSLAAQAGCAVEKGVTKHTTLLVMGDQDIWRLNETGKSSKHLKAEKLIAEGKPLRIVAETDFKELIKLAKLIY, encoded by the coding sequence ATGAACTCAAAGGGTTTTTTATCGATTGATGTTGAAACAGCTAATTCATGGCTAGGCTCGATTTGTCAGATCGGTATCGTGGAGTTCGACGAACATGGTGAGATCACGGCAGAGTGGTCATCACTGGTCGACCCAGAAGAGGACTTTGATGAATTCAATGTCTTTCTTCACGGAATAAGCTCGGACAGCGTCAGAGGCGCCCCTACGTTTCCAGAGGTCATCCGGGACGTTTGGAGCAGAGCATCTGGAAAACTCCTTACTTGCTATGGAAACTTTGATTTCGCTGCGTTCGGCCGGGCTTGTCATAGGCACAGCATCGAGATACCTAATGACTTAACTTGGCTGAACCTCCATCAGGTGGTTCGCCGCGCCTGGCCGGAAAAATATGGGAAAATAGGCTACAACCTTGCCAATGTTTGTCGCGATTTCAAAATCCCACTAGATAAGCACCACGACGCACTTTGCGATGCCAGGGCTGCGGGTTACGTCTACCTGCATGCATTATTCGATAGCGGCCTTGATAACCACGGCTGGCTTGCCAAGGTCAAAGACAGGATCAGCATAAAACCAGATGATCCCATACATGACGTGAACGCTGATGGCCCTCTATATGGCGAGCGCGTAGCTTTCACTGGCGCGCTCAGCATCACGCGTAGCGAAGCAGGATCATTAGCAGCTCAGGCGGGCTGCGCTGTCGAAAAGGGCGTTACGAAACACACAACACTACTCGTCATGGGTGACCAAGACATTTGGCGCCTCAATGAAACAGGAAAGAGCAGTAAGCACTTGAAGGCAGAGAAACTCATTGCAGAAGGCAAACCTCTGCGAATAGTCGCTGAAACCGACTTCAAGGAGCTGATCAAATTGGCAAAACTTATCTACTGA
- a CDS encoding BRO family protein, with amino-acid sequence MQNAQVIPFRFEAREVRTMLIDDQPWFVAADVCQALAIRNSRDAFARLDEDEKGVANADTLGGTQNVSILNESGLYSLILTSRKAEAKRFKKWVTAEVLPAIRKHGRYEDEQGKMATLIGETIGTDGFHMLGALIKGKVASLPAAVQRKAKSKIWSQTHAAFGVRSAADIPASQLDSARNFIAAYALEGEWLPKDARPKILSREHRVLGYLDLNGVERWEDIAAGAYILTRREFIDSMLVHCDMPVTTDEMFEFAQLALANLNSRSNCMAAQLKALRKRD; translated from the coding sequence ATGCAAAACGCTCAAGTAATTCCGTTCCGCTTCGAAGCTCGTGAAGTCCGCACCATGTTGATCGATGATCAGCCGTGGTTCGTCGCAGCCGACGTGTGCCAAGCACTGGCGATACGCAATAGCCGCGATGCTTTCGCCCGGCTCGACGAGGACGAGAAGGGTGTCGCTAATGCCGACACCCTTGGTGGTACTCAGAATGTGAGTATCCTTAACGAGTCTGGCCTCTACTCGCTCATCCTCACCAGCCGCAAGGCCGAGGCGAAGCGCTTCAAGAAGTGGGTGACCGCAGAGGTGCTGCCAGCGATCCGCAAGCACGGCCGTTACGAAGACGAGCAGGGCAAGATGGCCACCCTGATCGGCGAGACGATTGGCACCGACGGATTCCATATGCTGGGCGCCCTGATTAAGGGAAAGGTCGCCAGCCTGCCGGCCGCTGTGCAGCGAAAAGCCAAATCAAAGATCTGGTCGCAGACTCACGCCGCGTTCGGTGTGCGCAGTGCGGCCGACATCCCGGCCAGCCAGTTGGACAGCGCCCGCAACTTCATTGCCGCCTACGCGCTTGAAGGTGAGTGGTTACCCAAGGATGCGCGCCCGAAGATTCTCTCCAGGGAACACCGTGTACTGGGATACCTGGACCTCAATGGCGTTGAGCGCTGGGAGGACATTGCTGCAGGAGCCTACATCCTGACGCGCAGGGAGTTCATCGACTCAATGCTGGTTCACTGCGACATGCCAGTGACAACGGACGAGATGTTCGAGTTTGCGCAGCTTGCGCTGGCCAATCTGAACAGCCGCAGCAACTGCATGGCCGCGCAGCTGAAAGCCTTACGCAAGCGGGACTGA